Proteins encoded by one window of Calidithermus timidus DSM 17022:
- a CDS encoding acyl-CoA carboxylase subunit beta: protein MLSSALKPEDRDNPTFKQNKDAWVERIADFRGSLELVRQGGGKKAIERQHARKRLTARERIARLIDAQSGFQEILSYAGWHMYEEWGGAPGGGVVTGIGKIAGRDWMIVANDATVKAGAFFPITAKKVIRAQTIALENHIPTVYLVDSAGVFLPLQDEVFPDQDDFGRIFYLNARMSALGIPQISAIMGNCVAGGAYLPLMTDALIMTEGSGLYLAGPALVKAAIGQEVSSEELGGARMHAEVSGTVDFYEPSDEAAIERIRALAALYSAPELAPWARERIAPVEPVYPAEDLYGLVSPDSTRPYDVREVIARLVDGSEFHEFRGSYGETIVCGYARLGGFPVGIVANQRTIIKKPALPGGSGKIEVGGVIYAEAADKAARFILEVNQRFIPLLFLMDVTGFMVGKESEQQGIIRRGAKLVNAVSNSVVPKITLITGGSFGAGNYAMAGKAYAPRFIYAWPSAKYAVMGGAQAAKTLLEIEVAKLERSGLAPTDQDLKELYERIKGRYEETLDPRYAAARLWVDEVIFPHETREWLVRSLEACALNPVREQMGVGVFQV from the coding sequence ATGCTCAGCAGCGCACTCAAGCCCGAGGACCGGGACAACCCGACCTTCAAGCAGAACAAGGACGCCTGGGTCGAGCGCATCGCCGACTTCAGGGGCAGCCTCGAGCTCGTCCGGCAGGGTGGGGGAAAGAAGGCCATCGAGCGGCAGCACGCCCGCAAGCGGCTCACCGCCCGTGAGCGCATCGCCCGGCTGATCGATGCGCAGAGCGGGTTTCAGGAGATCCTGAGCTATGCCGGCTGGCACATGTACGAGGAATGGGGCGGGGCTCCTGGTGGGGGCGTGGTCACGGGCATCGGTAAGATTGCCGGGCGTGACTGGATGATCGTCGCCAACGACGCCACCGTGAAGGCCGGGGCCTTTTTCCCCATCACCGCCAAGAAGGTCATCCGGGCACAGACCATCGCGCTCGAGAACCACATCCCCACCGTCTACCTCGTCGACTCCGCCGGAGTCTTCCTGCCCCTGCAGGACGAAGTCTTCCCCGACCAGGACGACTTCGGACGCATCTTCTATCTCAACGCCCGCATGTCGGCGCTGGGCATCCCCCAGATCTCGGCCATCATGGGCAACTGCGTGGCGGGCGGGGCCTACTTGCCGCTGATGACCGACGCGCTGATCATGACCGAGGGCTCGGGGCTCTACCTGGCCGGGCCCGCCCTGGTAAAAGCCGCCATCGGGCAGGAGGTCAGCTCGGAGGAACTGGGCGGAGCCCGCATGCACGCCGAGGTCTCGGGCACCGTGGACTTCTACGAGCCCAGCGACGAGGCTGCCATCGAGCGCATTCGTGCCCTGGCCGCGCTGTATTCTGCCCCCGAACTCGCCCCCTGGGCCCGCGAGCGCATCGCTCCGGTGGAACCGGTTTACCCCGCCGAAGACCTCTACGGCCTGGTCTCACCCGACAGCACCCGCCCCTACGACGTGCGGGAGGTGATCGCCCGGCTGGTGGATGGCTCGGAGTTCCACGAGTTCAGGGGTAGCTACGGCGAGACCATCGTGTGCGGTTATGCCCGATTGGGCGGCTTCCCAGTGGGCATCGTGGCCAATCAGCGCACCATCATCAAAAAACCTGCCCTTCCCGGCGGGTCGGGGAAGATCGAGGTGGGGGGCGTGATCTACGCCGAGGCCGCCGACAAGGCCGCCCGCTTTATCCTCGAGGTCAACCAGCGCTTCATCCCCTTGCTGTTCCTCATGGACGTCACCGGCTTCATGGTGGGCAAGGAGTCCGAGCAGCAGGGCATCATCCGGAGGGGGGCCAAACTGGTCAACGCGGTGAGCAACTCGGTGGTGCCCAAGATCACCCTCATCACCGGCGGCTCCTTCGGCGCGGGCAACTACGCCATGGCCGGGAAAGCCTATGCTCCGCGCTTCATCTACGCCTGGCCCAGCGCCAAGTACGCCGTGATGGGCGGGGCGCAGGCCGCCAAGACCTTGCTGGAAATCGAGGTTGCCAAGCTCGAGCGCTCCGGGCTTGCCCCCACCGACCAGGACCTCAAGGAACTCTACGAGCGCATCAAAGGCCGCTACGAGGAAACCCTCGACCCGCGCTACGCGGCGGCGCGGCTGTGGGTGGACGAGGTTATCTTCCCCCACGAGACGCGCGAGTGGCTGGTGAGAAGCCTCGAGGCCTGCGCGCTCAACCCCGTGCGCGAGCAGATGGGCGTGGGGGTGTTCCAGGTGTGA
- a CDS encoding DUF433 domain-containing protein — translation MKLSARSHDALLSRISSNPHVLRGRPRIKGTRIAVHTILEMLACGLSVEEVLEEYPALSLEDVQAALLYGARMSNYEWIELNVYDDPEDLAG, via the coding sequence TTGAAACTCAGCGCCCGTTCTCACGACGCTTTGCTCTCCCGCATCAGCTCCAACCCCCACGTGCTACGCGGTCGGCCCCGCATCAAGGGGACCCGCATCGCTGTGCACACGATCCTGGAGATGCTGGCTTGTGGCCTGTCGGTAGAGGAGGTGCTCGAGGAGTACCCCGCCCTGAGCCTCGAGGACGTGCAGGCTGCGCTGCTCTACGGCGCGCGCATGAGCAACTACGAGTGGATCGAGCTCAACGTCTATGACGACCCTGAAGATCTTGCTGGATGA
- a CDS encoding hydroxymethylglutaryl-CoA lyase, with protein MKWVECPRDSWQGFKGFIPTAQKVAYLKRLLEAGFTHLDLTSFVSPKWVPQHADAEAVLAELPPPEGREYLVIIANEKGLERALQAQGVTSVGYPFSISETFQRKNVGKTIAQSWEQVARMREMAPDRLNFVVYLSMAFGNPYGDPWSPELAVEFVGRLREMGIHEIALADTYGVATAEVIGKTLEAVVRAFGPEGIGAHLHSRPETTLEKVDAVLASGVRWLEGALGGIGGCPFAGDDLVGNLGTERVLPHLARKGLEVGVRLGSLAELAGEAVLLRTRYA; from the coding sequence ATGAAATGGGTGGAATGTCCTAGGGATTCCTGGCAGGGCTTCAAGGGCTTCATCCCTACCGCGCAAAAGGTCGCCTACCTCAAGCGCCTGCTCGAGGCCGGGTTTACCCACCTCGACCTCACCAGCTTCGTCTCGCCCAAATGGGTACCCCAGCACGCCGACGCTGAGGCGGTACTGGCCGAGCTGCCTCCACCGGAGGGCCGGGAATACCTGGTCATCATCGCCAATGAAAAGGGCCTCGAGCGTGCCCTGCAAGCCCAGGGCGTGACCAGCGTGGGCTATCCCTTCTCCATCAGCGAGACCTTCCAGCGCAAGAACGTGGGCAAGACCATCGCCCAATCCTGGGAGCAGGTGGCCCGCATGCGCGAGATGGCCCCAGACCGGCTGAACTTCGTCGTTTACCTCTCGATGGCTTTCGGCAACCCCTACGGCGACCCCTGGAGCCCCGAGCTGGCCGTAGAGTTTGTGGGCCGTTTGCGCGAGATGGGCATCCACGAGATCGCCCTGGCCGACACCTACGGCGTGGCAACCGCCGAGGTCATTGGCAAGACCCTGGAAGCCGTGGTGCGAGCCTTCGGCCCCGAGGGTATCGGGGCCCACCTGCACTCGAGGCCCGAGACCACCCTGGAGAAAGTGGACGCGGTGCTGGCGAGCGGGGTGCGCTGGCTCGAGGGCGCTCTGGGGGGAATCGGGGGCTGCCCCTTCGCTGGGGACGATCTGGTAGGCAACCTGGGCACCGAGCGGGTACTGCCCCATCTGGCCCGGAAGGGGCTCGAGGTCGGGGTGCGGTTGGGGTCGCTGGCCGAACTCGCCGGGGAGGCTGTGCTGCTTCGCACCCGTTATGCCTGA
- a CDS encoding pyridoxal-phosphate-dependent aminotransferase family protein yields the protein MSVYRRRLLTPGPVELHPKAVEALARPQLHHRTDEARSLFKAAREGLKQAWNTQGEVLILTGSGTAAMEALVLNLFAPGERVWVPVHGKFSERWAEIAQAMGLEVERLELEYGKSVEPGLLEGLEGPFHGALLTHSESSTGALNDVKELAKAFKARFPEALVVADMVTSLLVSPVALELWGVDAAASGSQKGTMCPPGLGYAALSPRALERLKPRGYYLNLAKELKVQKEGESAWTPAIGLVAAVAGVLGEVLPQLEDHLCLKAKQNALLYEAGEAAGFKPVPEVRSPATTAFYLPEGVTYARLKEAFALRGATIIGGQGALKGKIFRVSLMGYSDIYDAYAVAEIIREVAASL from the coding sequence GTATACCGTCGCCGCCTGCTGACCCCCGGCCCGGTTGAGCTTCACCCTAAGGCGGTTGAAGCCCTGGCCCGGCCCCAACTGCACCACCGCACCGACGAAGCCCGCAGCCTGTTCAAGGCTGCCAGGGAGGGCTTAAAGCAAGCCTGGAACACCCAGGGTGAGGTGCTGATCCTCACTGGATCGGGTACTGCAGCCATGGAAGCCCTGGTGCTCAACCTCTTCGCGCCGGGCGAGCGGGTGTGGGTGCCCGTGCACGGCAAGTTCAGCGAGCGCTGGGCCGAGATCGCTCAGGCCATGGGCCTGGAGGTGGAGCGGCTCGAGCTCGAGTACGGCAAGAGTGTGGAGCCGGGTCTGCTCGAGGGGCTCGAGGGGCCTTTCCACGGGGCCTTGCTCACCCACTCGGAAAGCTCGACCGGGGCTCTCAACGACGTCAAGGAGCTGGCGAAGGCTTTCAAGGCCCGCTTCCCTGAGGCGCTGGTGGTGGCCGATATGGTCACCAGCCTGCTGGTGAGCCCGGTGGCGCTGGAGCTGTGGGGCGTGGACGCGGCGGCCTCAGGGTCGCAGAAGGGGACCATGTGTCCACCGGGGCTGGGTTACGCCGCGCTTTCACCCAGAGCCCTGGAGCGCCTCAAGCCCAGGGGGTACTACCTCAACCTCGCCAAGGAGCTCAAGGTGCAGAAGGAGGGGGAATCGGCCTGGACGCCCGCGATCGGTCTGGTCGCGGCGGTGGCCGGAGTGCTGGGCGAGGTGCTGCCGCAACTCGAGGACCACCTCTGCCTCAAGGCCAAGCAGAACGCCCTGCTCTACGAGGCGGGCGAAGCTGCCGGCTTCAAACCTGTCCCCGAGGTCAGGAGCCCCGCCACCACAGCTTTCTACCTCCCCGAGGGGGTGACCTACGCTAGGCTCAAGGAGGCTTTTGCGCTGCGCGGGGCTACCATTATCGGCGGGCAGGGCGCGCTCAAGGGCAAGATTTTCCGTGTCTCACTGATGGGATATAGCGACATCTACGATGCCTACGCGGTGGCCGAGATCATCCGTGAGGTAGCGGCTTCGTTGTAG
- the sucC gene encoding ADP-forming succinate--CoA ligase subunit beta, translating to MNLHEYQAKEILAKYGIPVPPGRIAYTADEAKQIATEFGDTVVIKAQVHTGGRGKAGGVKLAKTPEEAREKAGQILGLNIKGFITKKVLVAKAVDIAKEYYAGLILDRVTQRVVLMLSKEGGVDIEEVAAERPEAIIKYPIDPHKGLRPFQARELVKQAGLEGNLNKLAQILVQLYHAYEGIDASTAEINPLVVTAGGDVVAADAKIVLDDNALYRHPELSRLREEEAEHPLEVEASNYGFAYVKLEGNVGIIGNGAGLVMYTLDLVQRVGGKAANFLDIGGGAKADIVYNALKVVLKDPDVKGVFINIFGGITRADEVAKGVIRAMDEGILTKPVAMRVAGTAEEEAKKLLEGRPIYMYPTSIEAAKAIVAMTGGAR from the coding sequence TTTGGCGACACGGTGGTGATCAAGGCCCAGGTGCACACCGGTGGCCGAGGCAAGGCGGGCGGCGTAAAGCTGGCCAAAACACCCGAGGAAGCCCGCGAGAAGGCTGGCCAGATCCTGGGGCTCAACATCAAGGGCTTCATCACTAAAAAAGTCCTGGTGGCCAAAGCCGTCGATATCGCCAAGGAGTACTACGCTGGCCTCATCCTCGACCGCGTGACCCAGCGCGTGGTGCTGATGCTCTCCAAAGAAGGCGGCGTGGACATTGAAGAGGTGGCCGCCGAGCGCCCCGAGGCGATCATCAAGTATCCCATTGACCCCCACAAGGGCCTGCGGCCCTTCCAGGCCCGCGAGCTGGTCAAGCAGGCCGGCCTCGAGGGCAATCTCAACAAGCTGGCGCAGATCCTCGTGCAGCTCTATCACGCCTACGAGGGCATCGACGCCTCGACTGCCGAGATCAACCCGCTGGTGGTGACCGCCGGCGGCGACGTCGTCGCCGCCGATGCCAAGATCGTGCTCGACGACAACGCTCTCTACCGCCACCCCGAGCTTTCCCGCCTGCGGGAGGAGGAGGCCGAACACCCCCTCGAGGTCGAGGCCTCCAACTACGGTTTCGCTTACGTCAAGCTCGAGGGCAACGTGGGCATCATCGGCAACGGCGCGGGCTTGGTGATGTACACCCTCGACCTGGTGCAGCGGGTGGGGGGCAAGGCCGCCAACTTCCTCGACATCGGCGGCGGAGCCAAAGCCGACATCGTGTACAACGCGCTCAAAGTCGTGCTCAAGGATCCCGACGTCAAGGGCGTGTTCATCAACATCTTCGGCGGCATCACCCGCGCCGACGAGGTGGCCAAGGGCGTGATCCGGGCGATGGACGAGGGCATTCTGACCAAGCCCGTGGCCATGCGGGTCGCCGGAACCGCCGAGGAGGAGGCCAAGAAGCTGCTCGAGGGCCGTCCCATCTATATGTACCCGACCTCTATCGAAGCCGCCAAGGCCATCGTCGCGATGACCGGAGGTGCCCGATGA
- the sucD gene encoding succinate--CoA ligase subunit alpha has product MSILVNKNTQVLVQGITGREGAFHAEQMMKAGTKVVAGMTPGKGGQMAQGIPVYDTVKEATRHHRIDASIIFVPAPGAADAALEAAHAGIPLVVLITEGIPTLDMVKAVAEIKAMGNVRLIGGNCPGLITPGECKLGIMPANVFKRGKVGLISRSGTVTYETAKALSDAGYGISTCIGIGGDPIIGTTFKDLLPMFNDDPETEAVVICGEIGGSDEEDAAEYIKAHMKKPVVGFIGGRSAPKGKKMGHAGAIIMGNVGTPESKLAAFAAAGVPVADTIDEIVELVRAKLG; this is encoded by the coding sequence ATGAGCATCCTCGTGAATAAAAACACCCAAGTTCTCGTACAAGGCATCACCGGGCGCGAGGGAGCCTTCCACGCCGAGCAGATGATGAAGGCCGGAACCAAGGTCGTCGCCGGGATGACGCCCGGCAAGGGCGGACAGATGGCCCAGGGGATTCCGGTTTACGACACGGTCAAGGAGGCCACCCGCCATCACCGCATCGACGCTTCGATCATCTTCGTGCCCGCGCCGGGCGCAGCGGACGCAGCGCTCGAGGCCGCCCACGCCGGGATCCCGCTGGTGGTGCTGATCACCGAGGGCATCCCCACCCTGGACATGGTCAAGGCTGTAGCCGAGATCAAGGCCATGGGCAACGTGCGCCTCATCGGCGGCAACTGCCCTGGCCTCATCACCCCCGGTGAGTGCAAGCTAGGCATCATGCCCGCCAACGTATTCAAGCGGGGCAAGGTGGGCCTCATCAGCCGCTCGGGCACCGTAACCTATGAGACCGCCAAGGCCCTCTCCGACGCGGGCTATGGCATCTCGACGTGCATCGGCATCGGCGGCGACCCCATCATCGGGACCACCTTCAAAGACTTGCTCCCGATGTTCAACGACGACCCCGAGACCGAAGCCGTGGTGATCTGCGGCGAGATCGGCGGTTCCGACGAGGAAGACGCTGCCGAGTACATCAAGGCCCACATGAAGAAGCCGGTGGTGGGCTTCATCGGCGGGCGTAGCGCGCCGAAGGGCAAGAAGATGGGCCACGCCGGAGCCATCATCATGGGCAACGTGGGCACCCCCGAGTCCAAGCTGGCCGCCTTCGCCGCCGCCGGCGTGCCCGTCGCCGACACCATCGACGAGATCGTGGAGTTGGTGCGGGCAAAGCTGGGTTGA
- a CDS encoding DUF5615 family PIN-like protein: MTTLKILLDENIPLTVSWWLLTEGHDVLTVRDVGLSGRSDEALNAYLHREGRILLTLDLDFSDPIKLPVAAGRIVLHPDVTDGELIRRMLRRFFALGLPRFGELYVVQPDGIARYDSQA; the protein is encoded by the coding sequence ATGACGACCCTGAAGATCTTGCTGGATGAGAACATCCCCCTGACCGTGTCATGGTGGCTGCTCACCGAGGGCCACGACGTGCTGACGGTGCGTGACGTGGGCTTGTCGGGTCGTTCGGACGAGGCCCTCAACGCCTATTTGCACCGTGAGGGCCGCATTCTGCTCACCCTAGACCTCGACTTCAGCGATCCCATCAAGTTGCCGGTGGCTGCCGGGCGCATCGTGCTGCACCCCGACGTGACCGATGGCGAGCTCATACGCCGGATGCTGCGGCGCTTCTTCGCGCTGGGCTTGCCCCGCTTCGGCGAGCTCTACGTAGTGCAGCCCGACGGTATCGCGCGGTACGATAGCCAGGCATGA